From a single Capsicum annuum cultivar UCD-10X-F1 chromosome 12, UCD10Xv1.1, whole genome shotgun sequence genomic region:
- the LOC107849934 gene encoding GDSL esterase/lipase At5g03610-like: protein MENKAYFICCLCIFTYMATFPAVDMIEEVDVVLKRQHGKHKHGDVKLFVFGDSYVDTGNWPKSTSSSWKEPYGFTYPGFPSGRFSDGLVLTDFIASFLGIRSPQPYTNRKGSSQSDNYGVNFAYGGTGVFNTFVNQPNMTTQINYFQQLFEDEEQVYNKENKSSSIALVSVAGNDYATFLTKNNNNMEVINYKLLN from the exons ATGGAAAACAAAGCCTACTTCATCTGCTGCTTATGTATTTTCACTTACATGGCCACTTTTCCTGCAG TTGACATGATTGAGGAGGTTGATGTTGTACTCAAAAGACAACATGGGAAACACAAGCATGGTGATGTTAAGTTATTTGTTTTTGGAGATTCATATGTAGATACTGGTAATTGGCCAAAATCTACGTCAAGTTCTTGGAAGGAACCTTATGGTTTCACTTATCCTGGTTTTCCTTCTGGAAGATTCTCTGATGGCCTTGTACTCACTGATTTTATTG CTTCATTCCTTGGCATAAGATCTCCACAACCTTATACTAATAGGAAGGGATCATCACAAAGTGATAATTATGGGGTGAATTTTGCATATGGAGGCACAGGTGTATTCAACACTTTTGTTAACCAACCAAACATGACaacacaaataaattattttcaacagctatttgaagatgaggaacaagtgTACAACAAAGAGAACAAGAGTTCATCTATTGCTCTTGTGTCTGTGGCAGGCAATGACTATGCTACTTTTCTcaccaaaaataacaacaatatggAGGTAATTAATTATAAGTTGTTAAACTAA